A region of Periplaneta americana isolate PAMFEO1 chromosome 16, P.americana_PAMFEO1_priV1, whole genome shotgun sequence DNA encodes the following proteins:
- the LOC138691349 gene encoding golgin subfamily A member 6-like protein 26 isoform X1 — protein MAKYDSIPELKGVVKNLEEEVLPLLEEIKNLNEAQDGISLIALETEEEDKGAEDKKSEAMGVVNTKEKELRDKQEELRKMYKQLEKLQDEKIKQLTQEHEEKEKLWRQEIAFIERNLEIAKEDLIESEYRLQGKVSYQQDQGNLRRELEAEREMRQNQEESYKQDLGNLKQELKAVRDIRHKQEESYKQDLVNLRQELKAEREMRHKQEERYDEQLANLREELEAERGMRRQLEESKEKELGFLRAELEAKKEELKKAVERQKEAGSKEQLTNLKQDLQAEREMRCQQEAEHRAASEVSAYLEDRDSQGRTRLHQAADLGNTHTVQLLLELGSQVNAEDHAGWTPLWLAAWRGYHDACRALLAAGAQPNVKDRSAGRTALHMAASCGHHAVCELLLAAGAQPNERDVDQRNALLWAAWYGHAPVVQLLLQHGAEREARDKGGRTALDLAHINRKTEVVAMLQG, from the exons AtggcgaaatatgattcaatccCTGAGCTGAAGGGTGTAGTCAAGAACCTGGAGGAGGAAGTCCTGCCACTCCTTGAGGAGATAAAGAACCTTAATGAGGCGCAGGATGGGATATCCTTAATCGCTCTGGAAACAGAAGAGGAAGACAAAGGAGCAGAGGACAAGAAATCTGAGGCGATGGGAGTTGTGAACACGAAGGAGAAGGAACTGCGAGACAAACAGGAAGAACtcagaaaaatgtataaacaattagAAAAG TTACAGGACGAAAAAATCAAACAGCTGACACAGGAACACGAGGAGAAGGAAAAGTTGTGGCGTCAGGAGATTGCA TTTATAGAAAGAAACCTGGAAATTGCCAAGGAGGATTTGATAGAGTCCGAGTACCGGCTGCAAGGCAAAGTA AGTTACCAACAAGACCAGGGAAATCTCAGACGAGAACTGGAGGCTGAACGTGAGATGAGGCAAAACCAGGAAGAA AGTTACAAACAAGACCTGGGAAACCTCAAACAAGAACTGAAGGCTGTACGTGACATTAGGCACAAGCAGGAAGAA AGTTACAAACAAGACCTGGTAAACCTCAGACAAGAACTGAAGGCTGAACGTGAGATGAGGCACAAGCAGGAAGAA AGATACGACGAACAGCTGGCAAATCTCAGAGAAGAATTAGAGGCAGAGCGAGGAATGAGACGCCAGCTGGAAGAA agTAAAGAGAAAGAACTTGGATTCCTGAGAGCAGAACTGGAAGCGAAGAAGGAGGAATTGAAGAAGGCAGTAGAGCGTCAGAAGGAAGCA gGAAGCAAGGAACAGCTGACAAACCTCAAACAAGATCTACAGGCCGAGAGAGAGATGAGGTGCCAGCAGGAAGCA GAGCACAGAGCTGCATCTGAGGTCAGTGCCTACCTGGAGGATAGGGACAGCCAAGGCAGGACTCGGCTACACCAGGCAGCGGACCTGGGGAACACACACACGGTGCAGCTGCTCCTGGAATTAGGCAGCCAGGTGAATGCCGAGGATCATGCTGGCTGGACGCCCTTGTGGCTGGCAGCATGGAGAGGCTACCATGATGCGTGCAGGGCGCTGCTGGCTGCCGGGGCGCAGCCAAATGTGAAGGACCGATCAGCTGGACGCACTGCTCTGCATATGGCTGCATCCTGTGGGCACCATGCAGTGTGTGAGCTGCTGCTGGCAGCTGGAGCGCAGCCCAACGAGCGTGATGTAGACCAGCGTAATGCACTGCTCTGGGCAGCTTGGTATGGTCATGCCCCAGTGGTGCAGCTGCTGTTGCAGCATGGTGCTGAGCGGGAGGCGAGAGATAAGGGGGGACGGACGGCCCTGGATCTGGCGCATATTAACAGGAAGACAGAAGTGGTAGCCATGCTGCAGGGCTGA
- the LOC138691349 gene encoding ankyrin repeat and protein kinase domain-containing protein 1-like isoform X2 encodes MAKYDSIPELKGVVKNLEEEVLPLLEEIKNLNEAQDGISLIALETEEEDKGAEDKKSEAMGVVNTKEKELRDKQEELRKMYKQLEKLQDEKIKQLTQEHEEKEKLWRQEIAFIERNLEIAKEDLIESEYRLQGKVRYDEQLANLREELEAERGMRRQLEESKEKELGFLRAELEAKKEELKKAVERQKEAGSKEQLTNLKQDLQAEREMRCQQEAEHRAASEVSAYLEDRDSQGRTRLHQAADLGNTHTVQLLLELGSQVNAEDHAGWTPLWLAAWRGYHDACRALLAAGAQPNVKDRSAGRTALHMAASCGHHAVCELLLAAGAQPNERDVDQRNALLWAAWYGHAPVVQLLLQHGAEREARDKGGRTALDLAHINRKTEVVAMLQG; translated from the exons AtggcgaaatatgattcaatccCTGAGCTGAAGGGTGTAGTCAAGAACCTGGAGGAGGAAGTCCTGCCACTCCTTGAGGAGATAAAGAACCTTAATGAGGCGCAGGATGGGATATCCTTAATCGCTCTGGAAACAGAAGAGGAAGACAAAGGAGCAGAGGACAAGAAATCTGAGGCGATGGGAGTTGTGAACACGAAGGAGAAGGAACTGCGAGACAAACAGGAAGAACtcagaaaaatgtataaacaattagAAAAG TTACAGGACGAAAAAATCAAACAGCTGACACAGGAACACGAGGAGAAGGAAAAGTTGTGGCGTCAGGAGATTGCA TTTATAGAAAGAAACCTGGAAATTGCCAAGGAGGATTTGATAGAGTCCGAGTACCGGCTGCAAGGCAAAGTA AGATACGACGAACAGCTGGCAAATCTCAGAGAAGAATTAGAGGCAGAGCGAGGAATGAGACGCCAGCTGGAAGAA agTAAAGAGAAAGAACTTGGATTCCTGAGAGCAGAACTGGAAGCGAAGAAGGAGGAATTGAAGAAGGCAGTAGAGCGTCAGAAGGAAGCA gGAAGCAAGGAACAGCTGACAAACCTCAAACAAGATCTACAGGCCGAGAGAGAGATGAGGTGCCAGCAGGAAGCA GAGCACAGAGCTGCATCTGAGGTCAGTGCCTACCTGGAGGATAGGGACAGCCAAGGCAGGACTCGGCTACACCAGGCAGCGGACCTGGGGAACACACACACGGTGCAGCTGCTCCTGGAATTAGGCAGCCAGGTGAATGCCGAGGATCATGCTGGCTGGACGCCCTTGTGGCTGGCAGCATGGAGAGGCTACCATGATGCGTGCAGGGCGCTGCTGGCTGCCGGGGCGCAGCCAAATGTGAAGGACCGATCAGCTGGACGCACTGCTCTGCATATGGCTGCATCCTGTGGGCACCATGCAGTGTGTGAGCTGCTGCTGGCAGCTGGAGCGCAGCCCAACGAGCGTGATGTAGACCAGCGTAATGCACTGCTCTGGGCAGCTTGGTATGGTCATGCCCCAGTGGTGCAGCTGCTGTTGCAGCATGGTGCTGAGCGGGAGGCGAGAGATAAGGGGGGACGGACGGCCCTGGATCTGGCGCATATTAACAGGAAGACAGAAGTGGTAGCCATGCTGCAGGGCTGA